In one window of Candidatus Sulfuricurvum sp. RIFRC-1 DNA:
- a CDS encoding peroxiredoxin, whose amino-acid sequence MLELETVAPDFCLSNQDDVEICSRDLRGKWIVLYFYPKDSTPGCTTEACEFSAAQDTYDDMGAIILGVSADSTKSHRNFIEKQSLDITLLSDPTTQMMQDYGVWAMKKNYGKEYMGIVRSTYIIDPKGIIKAAWTNVKVKDHVAQVKEELAKLVG is encoded by the coding sequence ATGTTAGAACTAGAAACTGTAGCCCCCGATTTTTGTTTAAGTAACCAAGACGATGTAGAAATTTGCTCACGCGATTTACGCGGGAAATGGATTGTCCTCTATTTTTACCCGAAAGACTCAACTCCGGGTTGTACTACCGAAGCATGTGAATTTAGTGCTGCACAGGATACGTATGATGATATGGGGGCGATTATCCTCGGGGTGAGTGCGGACAGCACGAAATCTCATCGTAATTTTATCGAGAAACAAAGCCTCGATATTACCCTCCTTAGCGATCCGACCACGCAGATGATGCAAGATTACGGTGTATGGGCAATGAAAAAGAACTACGGCAAAGAGTACATGGGGATTGTCCGATCAACGTACATCATTGATCCAAAAGGGATAATCAAAGCAGCATGGACAAATGTCAAAGTAAAAGATCATGTGGCACAAGTTAAAGAGGAATTGGCGAAACTGGTAGGATAA